The Triticum aestivum cultivar Chinese Spring chromosome 3A, IWGSC CS RefSeq v2.1, whole genome shotgun sequence genome includes a region encoding these proteins:
- the LOC123058378 gene encoding WRKY transcription factor 22 codes for MCGLLLRMEHLNDWDLQAVVRSCATFSSSRHPQDRAGPPPGTAAAPVPETPVKREPRDVVRPASSPYGLEYLDLDHKPFLLSAPSSQSWAAVDDRHEMMISFPAAASTSGVRPRVPPGRKPGMRSSTPRPKRSKKSQLKKVVCEVPVADGGVSSDLWAWRKYGQKPIKGSPYPRGYYKCSSMKGCMARKLVERSPAKPGVLVITYMADHCHPVPTQINALAGTTRHKTTPADGHAGTTTTTSPKSHGDAHEAVRCDDESNETSSMAVDGATEDAAGDDGGEFWPTELDLDELLAPVDGDLDHVFDEDDALGRRLSL; via the exons ATGTGCGGCCTGCTTCTGCGCATGGAGCACCTCAACGACTGGGACCTGCAGGCCGTAGTCAggagctgcgccaccttctcctcctcccGCCACCCCCAGGACCGCGCCGGTCCTCCTCCGGGCACCGCCGCGGCGCCGGTGCCGGAGACGCCGGTCAAGCGGGAGCCGCGCGACGTGGTCCGGCCCGCGTCGTCGCCGTACGGCCTCGAGTACCTGGACCTGGATCACAAGCCCTTCCTGCTGTCGGCGCCGTCGTCGCAGTCGTGGGCGGCGGTGGACGACCGCCACGAGATGATGATCTCTTTCCCCGCGGCGGCGTCCACGTCCGGCGTGCGCCCGCGGGTGCCGCCTGGCCGGAAGCCCGGCATGCGAAGCAGCACCCCACGCCCGAAAAGAAG CAAGAAGAGCCAGCTGAAGAAGGTGGTGTGCGAGGTGCCGGTGGCCGACGGCGGCGTCTCCTCCGACCTTTGGGCATGGCGAAAGTACGGTCAAAAGCCCATCAAGGGCTCGCCTTATCCCCG GGGATACTACAAGTGTAGCAGCATGAAGGGGTGCATGGCCCGGAAACTGGTGGAGCGCAGCCCGGCCAAGCCCGGTGTGCTCGTCATCACCTACATGGCCGACCACTGCCACCCGGTGCCGACGCAGATCAACGCGCTCGCCGGCACCACCCGCCACAAGACCACCCCTGCCGACGGCCACGCAGGGACGACGACCACGACGTCGCCCAAGAGCCACGGCGATGCCCACGAGGCGGTGAGGTGCGACGACGAAAGCAACGAGACGTCGTCCATGGCGGTGGACGGTGCCACTGAGGACGCGGCGGGGGATGACGGCGGCGAGTTCTGGCCGACGGAGCTGGACCTGGACGAGTTGTTGGCGCCCGTGGATGGCGATCTGGATCATGTCTTCGACGAGGACGACGCCCTGGGACGACGGCTCTCGCTATAG